The Strix uralensis isolate ZFMK-TIS-50842 chromosome 5, bStrUra1, whole genome shotgun sequence genome segment GAGCTATTGCTGGGATGCATGGCCTCACCTTACTACAGTGTTCCTCCTGTGCAAATACCAACAAAACTTATCAGTAAATTTAACCACTGACAAGAACTGCACTAGCTGAAACTGCTAAATCTCATTCTGTTGGCTACTGAAatgctctccctctgccaccttGCCTGCGCAAGGTTTTGCAACATTAGGAAATCTGCAAACAAACCTTCTGTAATAGGAGCAGAGTCCTACGAGTGGCTGGGGAGTGGGCCAGCTCCATGCagtctcagttttgttttttttcagtggaaattcCCCATTACCAGTTGTGTGGCAGACATAAATTACCTCCTTTTGGAACAACTCCCTTTCCTTTGGGACCAATTACAGACTGTCAGCCCTGAACTTACCACAAGCCATGTGTAACTGCACCTACCACTTCTTGTTCAAAGGTCTCAGCATGCACCCATAAATAGCCTAAGCACAAGAGACCTCCTGAAAGGCTGAGGCCATCCAAGGCCTCCTGTCAGCATGGCGTGCCATACCttccccaccagcctctccagtgTAGCTGTTGCATTATGTAACCCCCCAACCATCACTAAATTGCCAGATTGGGCTTCGCTGACAAAGCAATTTTTGCCATCTTTCAGCTCCACTTCTGCCTGTCAATATACAGCTTTCAGATCTATTGTGAACGACCAAACTGAACCCAGTGGTATCATCCAAGGTACCTTCATTCACAGACACAGCTACTTTCCAGTGACTTCAAAGGGAGGACTTAAGGAGAAGGTGGTTTTATTTGttgctggctgctgctcctgaaaacATCCAGCAGACAGATGGGGatcatttctgtttcacagaatcacagaatcatctaggttggaaaagaccttgaagatcacctagtccaaccattacctaacactgaccgttctcaactacaccgtatccctaagcactatgtcagcccgactcttaaacacctccagggatggggactccaccactgccctgggcagcccattccaatgcctgactacccgttctgtaaagaaatacttcctaatatctagtctaaaccttccctggtgcaacttaacATCACATCCACAAGATATGACTGACCTGTTGGGTAAGAGTCTCTGAAGGCCCCAGGTCTCCAGGCAGGTTTCAGACCCTCCCATCAGTCAGGGCTGGAAGCGATCTCAGAGTGGAGCCACCTTTATTTTTTACTGCTCTGGAAGGCAGAACAGCTTTTAATTGCAGACCAGCTACCTGCAAATAATTTGCTTCACATGAAACACATCTTTAAAGGAAATTTCCAAACTGACAGGATAAGGCACAGTTCCTGGTGTTTATGGCAGTTACAGCCACAGGGCACTAAGGACAACATCCTGCCCGACTTTTTGCTCCAGTACCCCTGTTTCACCAATCTGGCTTTCCAAGTTTTGGAAGTGTCTATGCTCTCCTCTTACCACTATCCATCTCAAGCATCAGCTCGGCCACCATTAGCCCAAGTGCCAGTCTAGCTTGGCTGGTCTGGTAGACTTTGGGCCATCTCTGTTAATATCACCCATTTCACATGGCCTAGGAGAGCCTCTGTGACCAGTGTCACCCTTGTATGGTTTTTGTAACAGTCCTGCACAAAAATGTGGTCCTGACTCCGCCCCCCAAGCTGGATCTACCTCCATTTCCCCATTTTGCAACACTGCGAAGATTTCATTCTCACGTTGTGTCTTGTCTTGGCCGACCACCTTCCCACAGTCAGGTTATTTTATTTCCACTCTGAATTCAGCTGCATTTTTGCATGGCATCTGTCTCTCTTGTTTTACATACATTAGGTATGTGTGGCAcactctgaaataaaaagttctcttttcttctctgcgTTAGCCACAGAGCTGTGCTGACAGGACTCCTGGTGACTGACCAACTTCTCACCAGTGTCTGCTTCCTGGGCCAAtgctctgctgcagcccatgATTCAAGCACCTTGGCAAAtccctctgcctctcacagcatCTTTGGCTTCCCATTAAACAGAGAGATATCATTTCTGGCTCAGGAAGTCTCTACGCCACGGGCCACTGGCACCTCAGAGACTAGCCTGGGGAGCTTTCATCACGCATGCTCTGTTCCTCTGCTCCTCCCGAGGCACCTCCCACTGGATGCTGGGACAGCTGGACCTTTTTTTTCTGACCCAGCTCAGGTTTTACGTGctctcatttcattttttcccctggtCTCAATCTGGTCATCCTATAATCGAAAAACAATTAATAGCTCAATGTTCAATTTACCCAGAAAGTCTTCAGTAATATCTTGCTATTCTACCAAAATGACCCAGATCCTTCAGATGAATTCTCTTTGTCCCCCACTTTGTAGCACACAGCTGACCAGACCTTTCTAATTTGATGGTTAATTCTAACTATGTAGACAGCCTAGATaattcaatctttttttcctgaaggcaaGTACTCACTGCCATTAGAGCTGAACCCATCCAGTTGGCTCCCAGGCACCCTATTTCAGAGTCATTCCCTTACGCCGTGGTTACGGACTGAGTTGAATAAATCTCCCAGATGTATTCTTCTCAAAGACTGTGGCTTTTGCACAGATTTAGCTGGGACAGTCAGTCTgattccttccctcctgcagactGAAGATGGTGGCGAGTGTTTGGTAGCAGGCGGTGTTCTGGCTAGCCCTTGTCTACAGCAGGAGGGTGTTCTTTCCTGTGGTGACCTGCAAAACTTTGATTTCCTTTTctgagtgatttttttcagtttcttaactCTTTGCTGTAGTTCATCTTAGCTTGTAAATTGGCCAAAGCTTTTCTTGTGCTTCttattttctggaaaacattCTTTTTCCATGATAGTCATGCTGCTGATCACCTCTTTgatccatcttgccattttaaaCTGGGAATCTTCCAGGAGAATTTTTCACTCTCTCTGAACACTACAAAAGGAGTTCAAGCAACATCTGGAAACTTCTAAGAGATGTTTATAAGAGGTCACCTGCAGACAAGGATAAAAGGCTTCTGAGTCTCCAGCTGTCTTGACTCATGTTTTGCATCTTTTGGTCATTTTCAGTTTCCGTTCCCACTTGGTTCCAGAGGAATCCTAGAATTAGGACTTCTCCTCCTAGAAGTTGACTCTCACTCCAGACATTGTTTCCACAATTTGAAGATTTGCAAGTTGTTCCAGAGAGGATGAAGATGGCAAAGATGCTCCGGAAATGCTCCAGGTGTTCCACAAGGAGCTGCTCCAGAAATGTTCACCCCCTGCTTCCCACCCCGTGTATTAGTTACAGAAACCATGCCCATGGGAGGAATCAGCTGGAGGAAACTGTGTTTTCTTGCAGAGATCAAGCTCCCTTTGAGTCATCACTGCCCCAAAAGGTCTCCATGTGCTTTATCTCAGGGTTCAGTTCCTTCTTTTATTTGGGCTGTGCCTCCAATTTACTTCATGCTTTCTTAAAGACCAGACCAGGCAGGAGAAGAGGCATTTCATGCTGAAGGTTCTTGTTTCTCTCTACTGACTAGCAAGGGAACCTGTAGCTCTGTCTCACATGTCCAACATGGACCTAACTTGGGGCAACCAGTGGCACCCTGCATGGCTAACTACCGTTAGCACATGCCAACACCGAGCAAGTTCCACCTGCAGTCTGCAGTCCCCTCTCCCAAGGGAGCAGGTCTATATAGTCCAGCCTGTGTAACAGTTTGCTTTTCTCACCAGCAGCAGATTCTCCCAACCACCTCTGTAGCAGACCACAAGCCCTTCCTTCTGACACCCACAAATATAACCTATAGGCACGTGGCATACATTTATGTTGCTTATTTTTAGCCCCTAGTTTAGTTGCACGGTGTGAAAATGTTATCAGGTTAACAGGGAAAGAGCTATATAAGCCGGCAGTGCCACTCGCTTGCGGGAGCCTCTAACACCTCATCAGACCTTTGCTGCTCCTAAAACCTCATTCGCACTTCACGTCAGGGCAGTGTGGTTTCAGCATCCCCCCACATACAAAAATCACGACTTTACCCTCCTGATGAGATTACCTGTAAAACACGATCGTTAGAAGGGAATGATGTGAGGCTTTTGTCTCTCTTTTGGGTGAGGGGGTCTGCTTTCTGTTTATTGGGATAATTCCCTCCCAGCTGCTGCGGGAGCACGAAACTGCACCTTCCCTCAGTGCCTCCTGGGACCGGGGGTCCCGCGCCTCCGGGAGCCGGCGCTTGTAGGACGGAAGGACAAAAAGCAAGCGGTCAGGGTTGGtagggttgggggtggggggtaatAAACACATCCCTGCGGCTCGCCTCTGCTGACGCTTCCCGCCTCCGGTTCCCGCCGGGAATACCGGGCAGAAAGCCGCCAGCCCGGCCCTGTGACGGGGAGGGGGCTCCTCTGCCCCCGCAGAGCACGTGGGGCCGCAGCCGCTGCACACTCCGCACGTTGCAGGGCGGCACACGCAGGCCGGCGTgcacacgcagggacacacacacgcagggacacacatACGCAGGGTCACACACACGCAGGGTCACACGGACacgcagagacacacacacatgcagggacACATACAGGGTcacacacacgcagggacacacatACACAGGGTCACAAACACGCAGGGAGATGcacacacacgcagggacacacgCACATGCAGGgacacacgcagggacacacacacgcagggacacacacacacgcagagacacacacagggacacacacacagggacacacacacgtAGGGACACACacgcagagacacacacacagggacacacacgcagggacacacacacagggacacacacacgcagggacacacatACGCAGGGTCACACACACGCAGGGTCACACGGACACGcaggaacacacacacatgcagggacATATACAGGGTCACACACAtgcagggacacacacacgcagggacacacacacagggacacacagacgcagggacacacacacgcagggacacacatACACAGGGTCACAAACACGCAGGGACATGCACgcacacgcagggacacacaaacatgcagggacacacgcagggacacacacacgcagggacacacacacacgcagagacacacacacagggacacacacacgcagggacacacacgcagagacacacacacagggacacacacacgcagggacacacacgcagagacacacacacagggacacacacatgcagggacacacacacacagggacacacacacacgcagggacacacacgcagggacacacacacgcagggacacacacacatgcagagacacacacagggacacacgcACATGCAGGGACATGCACACGCAGAGACACACggagggacacacacacgcagggacaTACGCAGGGACcacacacacgcagggacacacacgTGCAGGGACACGCACATGCAGCGGCACACACAGGGTCACACACACGCAGGGGCACACACTCAGggacacacacatgcagggacacacacacgcagggacacacactCAGGGACACACATAtgcagggacacacacacgcagggacacacactcagggacacacacatgcagggacacacacacacagggacacacacgcagggacacagACACACGCAGGGACAGGCACACGCAGGGACAAACACACCCGCAGGGacacgcagacacacacacacacgcagggacacacacgCAGGGTcacacacacgcagggacacacacacgcagggacacacacagggacatGAACGCACATGCAGGGACACGCAAACGCAGGgacacacacgcagggacacacacacatgcagggacACGCACACacgcagagacacacacacagggacacacacacagggacacacacgcagggacacacacacatgcagggacacgcacacgcagggacacacacagaggGACAAAAACACGCAGGGACACAGgcacacgcagggacacacacatgcagggaCACGCACACGCAGGGGgacacacacgcagggacacacacacatgcagggacACGCACACacgcagagacacacacacagggacacacacacagggacacacacgcagggacacacacacatgcagggacacgcacacgcagggacacacacagaggGACAAAAACACGCAGGGACACAGgcacacgcagggacacacacatgcagggaCACGCACACGCAGGGGgacacacacgcagggacacacacacatgcagggacacgcacacgcagggacacatacacagggacacacacatgcagggtcacacacacgcagggacacagATGCACATGCAGGGACACAGACgcacacgcagggacacacatacgcagggacacacacatgcagggaCATGCACACACAGGGGCACACACGCAGGGtcacacacgcagggacacacacatgcagggacatgcacacacagaggcacataCGCAGGGTCACACAGACGCAGGGACATGCACACACAGGGACACAGACTCACACGCAGGGACATGCACACACAGGGTCACACAGacgcagggacacacacatgcagggaCACGGACATGCAGGGACACAGACgcacacgcagggacacacacatgcagggacacacacacgcagggacacacgcacacgcagggacacacatGCAGGGTCACACACATGCAGTGACACACACATGCAGGGAGACAGATGCACATGCAGGgacacacacgcagggacacgCACACGGAGGGACACAATgcacacgcagggacacacatgcacatgcagggacacacacgcagggacacacacacgccGGGACACGCACACGCAAGgacacacgcagggacacacacgcaaggacacacacacacgcagggacacacacgcagggacacgcacacgcagggacacacatGCGCACGCAGGGACACGCACACGCACGCAGGATCACACACGCAGAGTCACACACACGCAGGgacgcacacgcacacacagcgCCTCTGCCCGTGTCACGGGGAAGAGCCTCGCTTTTCTTCGGGGCGGCAGCACCCCCCTTCCGCTGGCGGGGGGTCCTGGCGGGCTGCccggtcgggggggggggggggcagctcgCTGACCGGGGCCGGAGGGTCACGTGCCCCGTACCCCGAGCTGGGGGGGTGCCCTGTGGTGCCCGGTGCCGCCGGGGGCTGGcgtggggcggcggggccggccggccggTGCTGCCGGCGGCAGTGATGTGGCAGCAGGTCGGGTCACGTTGCTGGCCTTGTGCTCGTACCAGTGTGAGACGGGATTAGGGAGGCGGCTGTCGGTgccgccggcggggagcgggggctgcgcgggcgcGCCCGGCGCGCAGGGACAGGGGCGTGGCGGGGCGCTGTTTGCTGCggcgccccggcccgccccaGGGCTGCCGCGGCCGGTCAGGCTGCGCCGGTGCAGATCGTCTCCCAGTGGCACGCTCTGCGTCCCGCAGGGATGCGGGCTGCCCGTCGGCAGGGCAGCGTCACAATACAGATCTGTTTATATCACATGTAGATATGGTTTTGCGTcgatgtgcacatatatatacagcCGTAGGTATGCAAGAAACGATTTTGCCGCGGTCTGGCGTTGCAGGCGGACCCGGCTCCCGTCCAAAGGTCGGGCGGGAGAGCCGCCGGGagccgcggcggccgggcgggcgggatCACCGGGCAGCGAGAGCTGCGGCACGGCGGCGCCCAGCCGGGAGCGCCCTGGGGCTGCCGCTGCCGCACGTCAAACACGCGTATGCGCGTGTTCGTGCCCACGCGTCGGTAAGTGTATGTAAAACGTCCGGCAAACGTGACTCCCTAGTCAGGGACAGGGGCTCGATGCCGCCGGGCACGTTTTCCACGGGCGAGTCTCCCCCCccaaagacaaaataaactgtaaaaataaaattatcaacaTAGTAAGAATAATACTGTCAACATAAtgagaaaattataaaaataatcaagacACGGCAATAATGGCAATAATTGTGGCAATAACGATTTCGACGACACCAGCAATAGCAGTAACACGGGGGAAGGCCGGTGTCCCGTAGGGCGgtccccgggccggcggcggctggGACCACCCCACACCCCCTCCGCGGCAGCCCGCGGCGGGGGCCCAGCCGCCCCTCCTCGGCCacgccccctgcccgcccccccccggcgcgCGCCGCACGTGAGCCGGGTGCGGGGCTGGCTGGCAGCGCGCGTGCCCCGCGGGcaggcgcgcggcggcggcgggcgcaaAGTGGCGGCGCGGCGCGTGCTGCCAGCGTGAGcgcggggagcgggagcggcggAGGCAGGGTCGGGTggcggggagggtgggggggacGAGCTGCTGCACGCTTTCGCCACTGTACGGGAGAGGGGGACGGAGGCTGTATGTGCGCAGCGCCGGCCGCGGATCTCCGAAGACTGATCTCGGCATCCCGCGGGCTCCATCAAAAGCAGCGACGAAACATCAGCCGCTGCCCGACATGGATGAAGGGATCTCCCGCCTGCCGGagaggcagctgctggagcaTAGGGATTTTATAGGGTAAGGCGCCCGGGCAGTAGCGCCGTCTCGTCTCTCTGCGGCGTTTCGTCTTCTGGAGAAAGTGCTGTGGAGCGCGGGCAGCGGAGCCGGCTCACCGGCGGCGCCGGGGCTCGCCTTCCCTCCGCGGCGGGACCCGGGCGAGCCTTCGCCCGGCCCTTTTCAGGCAGCGCGCTcgcctccccgcccggcgctcgGGGTCTGTTGCCCACTCGAGGAGGTGCCAGGGTGGCTCTCTTGCCGATGCTGGATCTTTGTGTTTCTCTCCAGGCTGGACTACCCTTCCCTGTATATGTGTAAACCCAAAAGAGGCGTGAAGAGGGACGAGAGCAAGGTAAGAGTGAGTTTCTGGGGCTGTTCTCGCTTAAGCGCTTAATTGGGGTCCGCTGAATTTTACAGCGCAGCTTCGCTCCCAAGAGCATCCCTCGGGGGGGTGGCGGGCTGCGCTTTTTAACTTCTCCCCCGAATTGCAAGCGGGTTTCCGAGAGAGCCGGCACGGCGGGGAGAGCGGTGCCTTCACGAGAATTTGCGCGGCATGTGGTCGGCATgacatttgttttggttttgatcgTCGTTCCGAGGGACTCTTAACGCTTGGCTTTTCCGGATTTTGCTCATTAGGAAACGTACAAACTGCCACACAGACTGatagaaaagaagagaagagacaggATTAACGAATGCATTGCCCAGCTGAAGGATTTACTGCCCGAGCATCTCAAACTGACGGTAAGGTGCAGAGGAGCGTTTATGTACATGCAGATGCAGGCGCCGGCAGCCCGCCCGCTTGCGCAGCCCCCGGGACGCCGGACTGCCCGCCGGCTGCCCTGGCCGGAACGCCCCTCGGGGACGAGTTTTCCCGAAGTTACGGAGGCGGCGTTTGGCAGTGGCCAACGCGTGCCGGGAGGTAGCCGAGCGAGCCGCCCCTTTTCCCTTTGCCTTTGCAGACGCTGGGACACCTGGAGAAAGCGGTGGTGCTAGAACTGACTTTGAAACACTTGAAAGCGCTGACAGCCTTAacggagcagcagcaccagaagATCATTGCTTTGCAGAACGGTAAGCGAGCCCCGGGGGGCGCCGCCGCAGGGGCGCaccgggagcggagcgggggaGGCGCGGAGCAGGGCAGCCGACACCGGAGCCGCGGGCAAACGCTGTCCTCCCTCGGTCTCCCCCGCAGGGGAGCGGTCCATGAAGTCTCCCGTGCAGGCCGACCTGGACGCCTTCCACTCGGGCTTTCAGACGTGCGCCAAGGAAGTGCTGCAGTACCTCTCCCGCTTCGAGAGCTGGACCCCCCGCGAACAGCGATGCGCCCAGCTCCTCGGCCATCTGCACTCCATCTCCTCGCAGTTCCTCCCCggcccccagctcctctccccgcCGCCTGGCCCCCTCAGCAAGggatcttcctcctcctcctcctcctccccgcccgccccgccctgcGCGCCGAGCCACAAGCCGGAGGGCCAGGCTAACTGCGTGCCCGTCATCCAGCGGACTCACGCCGCCGAGCTCAGCGCTGAGACCGACACGGACACGGACAGCGGCTACGGCGGGGACGGCGAGGCGCGACccgagcgcggccccgcggcggcggcgctgcccgccctggCCATCAAGGAGGAGCCGTCGGGGGACGaggcgcccccccccgcgcccaaGCGGCCGAAGCTGGACCGCGGCGGCAGCCCTCTGCCCGGcccgccggggctggcggcgcGGGGCGCCGAGGCAGCGGCGGCGCTGTTGAGACCCGACGCCGCCCTGCTCGGCTCGCTGATGGCCCTGGGGGCGGGCGGCAGTGGGGCCCCCTTCGGACAGCCGGCGGCGGCCCCCTTCTGCCTGCCCTTCTACTTCATTTCCCCCTCTGCCGCCGCCGCCTACATGCAGCCCTTCCTGGATAAAGGCAGCCTGGAGAAGTATCTCTACCCCGCCGCCCCCATCCCGCTGCTCTACCCGGGCATCCCGGCCcaggcggccgccgctgccgccgcctccttcccctgcctctcctccGTGCTCGGCCCGGCCGAGaaggcagccgccgccgccgggctgcccCCGGCGCCCCACCTCCCGCACCCTttcgctgccgccgccgggctggCCGCCGAGCCCGGCGAGGAGGCCGAGACCGCAGCTGCCGACGAGCCCGGCGCCGAGGGCCCGTgagccgcc includes the following:
- the BHLHE41 gene encoding class E basic helix-loop-helix protein 41; the protein is MDEGISRLPERQLLEHRDFIGLDYPSLYMCKPKRGVKRDESKETYKLPHRLIEKKRRDRINECIAQLKDLLPEHLKLTTLGHLEKAVVLELTLKHLKALTALTEQQHQKIIALQNGERSMKSPVQADLDAFHSGFQTCAKEVLQYLSRFESWTPREQRCAQLLGHLHSISSQFLPGPQLLSPPPGPLSKGSSSSSSSSPPAPPCAPSHKPEGQANCVPVIQRTHAAELSAETDTDTDSGYGGDGEARPERGPAAAALPALAIKEEPSGDEAPPPAPKRPKLDRGGSPLPGPPGLAARGAEAAAALLRPDAALLGSLMALGAGGSGAPFGQPAAAPFCLPFYFISPSAAAAYMQPFLDKGSLEKYLYPAAPIPLLYPGIPAQAAAAAAASFPCLSSVLGPAEKAAAAAGLPPAPHLPHPFAAAAGLAAEPGEEAETAAADEPGAEGP